The following coding sequences lie in one Thermanaerothrix sp. genomic window:
- a CDS encoding Nif3-like dinuclear metal center hexameric protein gives MRVSEFAALLEEVLPFRWAYDWDNCGLVVGSGSSWFDRVAISLDADIGSIRWAAENHCSLLVVHHPPVFNPMRRVVDDVVGLPIIEALRLGVSLYACHTNWDVAPSGASVVLGNALGLSGMVPLEPRGDWGLGVAGDVDRSSSLKILSRAKALWGLSWARLEGSCDSVSRVAICAGSGGDMWPLALEAGAELFITADVKYHSVRDAVASGLALGVVDHGEMEWATMEALGNLVRGLGVEVLLAPRGEVVAQLV, from the coding sequence ATGAGGGTGTCTGAGTTTGCGGCGTTACTGGAAGAGGTTTTGCCGTTCCGTTGGGCTTATGATTGGGACAACTGTGGTCTTGTGGTAGGTAGTGGCTCGTCTTGGTTTGACCGGGTGGCTATCTCCTTGGACGCGGATATTGGCTCGATTCGCTGGGCGGCGGAAAACCATTGCTCCCTGTTGGTGGTTCACCATCCCCCCGTTTTCAACCCCATGAGGCGGGTTGTGGATGATGTGGTTGGCTTACCCATTATCGAAGCCTTACGGCTTGGGGTGTCTTTGTATGCCTGCCACACAAATTGGGATGTGGCCCCGTCGGGGGCCAGCGTCGTGCTGGGCAATGCCCTGGGGCTTTCGGGGATGGTTCCGTTGGAGCCTAGGGGAGATTGGGGCCTAGGGGTGGCAGGGGACGTTGATCGTAGCAGCTCGCTTAAGATCCTGTCTAGGGCCAAGGCCCTTTGGGGGCTTAGTTGGGCAAGGCTTGAGGGCTCTTGTGATTCCGTAAGCCGAGTGGCTATATGTGCCGGTTCCGGAGGGGACATGTGGCCCTTGGCCTTGGAAGCCGGTGCTGAGTTGTTTATAACCGCAGATGTTAAATATCATTCGGTTCGGGATGCCGTAGCATCGGGGCTTGCCTTAGGCGTGGTGGACCATGGGGAGATGGAGTGGGCCACTATGGAGGCCTTGGGCAACCTTGTCCGCGGGCTTGGAGTTGAGGTGTTGTTGGCTCCCCGAGGTGAGGTTGTGGCACAATTGGTATAG
- the trpS gene encoding tryptophan--tRNA ligase, with protein sequence MADRVFSGMRPTGKLHLGHMAGALTNWVNLQDSHECYYCVVDWHALMSDYADSSMLMDNCREILLDWLAVGLDPSKCSIFVQSHVKEHAELSLALSMVTPLGWLERNPTYKDQILNLQNKDLSTYAFLGYPVLMAADILLYKAVKVPVGEDQSAHLELSREIARRFNYYFGEVFPEPQALHTTTPKIPGTDGRKMSKSYGNALNIADDLSVLWDKLRTMMTDPARYKRTDPGDPDKCPVWDLHRFFNKDWEEMDELAHGCRTAGIGCVDCKRKLFRHVEVAMAPIHARRRSLEGDPSLLDDIIREGAMKAKLVAQQTMEEVYKAIGMLR encoded by the coding sequence ATGGCGGACAGGGTTTTTAGTGGCATGAGGCCTACCGGTAAGCTACATTTGGGACACATGGCGGGGGCCTTGACCAATTGGGTTAACCTGCAGGATTCCCATGAGTGTTACTACTGTGTGGTGGATTGGCATGCCCTCATGTCTGATTATGCGGACAGCAGCATGCTGATGGACAACTGCAGGGAGATACTGTTGGATTGGCTTGCGGTGGGACTTGACCCTTCGAAATGTTCTATATTTGTTCAGTCTCACGTTAAGGAACATGCGGAACTAAGCCTTGCGCTTTCTATGGTGACCCCGTTGGGGTGGTTGGAGAGGAATCCCACATATAAGGATCAGATACTTAACCTTCAAAACAAGGATCTCTCCACCTATGCCTTCTTAGGGTACCCGGTCCTCATGGCGGCGGACATACTTCTTTATAAGGCGGTTAAAGTTCCTGTGGGGGAGGATCAGTCCGCCCACTTGGAGCTGAGCAGGGAGATAGCAAGGCGTTTTAACTACTATTTTGGGGAGGTATTCCCTGAACCCCAGGCGCTTCATACCACCACTCCAAAGATACCTGGAACGGATGGGCGCAAGATGAGTAAGTCATATGGCAACGCCCTCAACATAGCGGATGATCTGAGCGTTCTTTGGGATAAACTTCGCACAATGATGACCGATCCGGCCAGGTACAAGAGGACCGATCCTGGGGATCCCGATAAGTGTCCTGTATGGGATCTGCATCGGTTTTTCAACAAGGACTGGGAGGAGATGGATGAGCTTGCCCATGGGTGTCGAACCGCTGGCATAGGGTGTGTAGACTGTAAGCGCAAGCTCTTCCGCCATGTGGAGGTGGCCATGGCGCCGATTCATGCTCGCAGGAGGTCGTTGGAAGGAGACCCAAGCCTGCTGGATGACATAATTCGAGAGGGTGCGATGAAGGCTAAGCTAGTGGCACAACAGACCATGGAGGAAGTGTACAAGGCAATTGGGATGCTCCGTTAA
- a CDS encoding segregation/condensation protein A: MGCSVNLSDDGNLSVTLEGFSGPLDLLCQLVERGKLDVARISLVDLLGRYVEFLMSQEGVSLREIAEFFSFASRMVLTKVRRLFPSVEPLEEDPLGLDGGLDPEGVLRTSLERYRPIRKAAIWLEERQIWRERFFVRQAEEGPLLFEAGDLFALGRVWWSLVDRRDHDQDLWDGYGEDIEDTKVCEYSVEEIMEVIERRVAGGPISLRQLMGSGAPRGMLIASILALLELCRLGRIRLLQEEPFDDIVFSAP, from the coding sequence TTGGGATGCTCCGTTAACCTATCTGATGACGGCAACCTCAGTGTAACCCTTGAGGGGTTTTCCGGCCCTTTGGATCTCCTGTGTCAGCTTGTGGAAAGGGGCAAGCTGGACGTGGCGCGGATATCTCTGGTGGATCTGCTGGGCAGGTATGTGGAGTTCTTGATGTCTCAAGAGGGAGTTAGCCTTAGGGAAATAGCTGAGTTCTTCTCTTTCGCGAGTCGTATGGTTCTAACCAAAGTAAGAAGGCTTTTCCCCTCCGTCGAGCCTTTGGAGGAAGATCCTTTGGGGTTAGATGGAGGCCTGGATCCGGAGGGAGTGCTTCGCACATCCCTTGAAAGGTACAGGCCTATAAGAAAAGCTGCAATTTGGCTGGAAGAGCGGCAAATATGGCGTGAGAGGTTTTTCGTAAGGCAGGCGGAGGAGGGCCCCCTGCTGTTTGAAGCGGGGGACCTTTTTGCCCTAGGTAGGGTATGGTGGTCCTTGGTGGATAGAAGGGATCATGATCAGGACCTCTGGGACGGTTACGGCGAGGATATAGAGGACACAAAGGTTTGTGAGTACAGTGTGGAGGAGATCATGGAGGTTATAGAGAGGCGGGTCGCTGGTGGGCCGATATCGTTGAGACAGCTTATGGGTAGTGGAGCTCCCAGGGGAATGCTGATAGCCTCCATACTGGCGTTGCTTGAGCTGTGTCGCTTGGGTAGGATAAGGCTTCTTCAGGAGGAACCGTTTGATGACATCGTCTTCTCAGCTCCATGA